TGCCTTAATGGGTTCCGCAGACTATTAATACAAACAGGAACTGCTTGAGAAGCCCCACCTCTCGCTTTGGTCGGATTCTGCTTCCCTTCCTGAATTGAGATATTTCAGTCTCTCCATGGTCTTCTGGATTCTCCCTTCCctaaagccttaaaaaaaaaaaaaaaacaactccatgGTTTCATTTGCCTTCCAGATGGCTTCCTAACCCTTGCCAGACTTTGTGTAGGTTTCTGATATTCCTGGGAACTTTATACTCATTGGTTGGCAGCATCAAATGAAAGCTATTAATGTAAAATCAAATGCAGACAAGAGTCCTGTAAGAAACCCTGTCTATCTTACCAGTTAAAacattctacacacacacacacacacacacacacacacacactgatccTACCTTTTTGTAGGCTAAACTTATTTTTAGTTACCACCTTTATTCAGAGATAGAAGCCTAGCAACCCTCCTGTTGTCTCTGGAACTTTGGGAGCACATGGGTTAATGTTCCAGTATCAGTGAGATTCATACTGGCTGGCCTTTGCAGCTGATAGATGTTTTACTTTGGCCTTATAAAGACATTTTACCCGCTGGAAACCCTTGTCGCATGACAGGATCAAAAATAGCCCGGCTGCAGCCCCTGCTGTCCATCACCACATGTAAACTGGCGTGAGTGAGGCTCTCTTATCCGTGTCTGCACATCGTGGACACAGCAGCCTCCAGGGACAGTGTTTCATAAAGCCACACCTGTCGCTGTGAGCCAGTCAGTCACCTGACCTGCAGAGAAGTTCTGAGTGTGTGCATGACCATGCATCTGGTTTCTGACAAGCAATTAAGAACATCTCTAAGTGTCCTCAGAAACACTTGATGACGTCGTTTCTTCTGGCACTGGGAAAGATCTCCAAGTCTAGTAAAATCGAGTGTATTTTTATCATTGGGGTCAAAGTTCATTACCCTCTGTGATAAATTCATCTTTTCCATGGATGTTCCTTAATGAGTGCTTTCAGTAAAACTCTGAAAAGGCAAAGCAAAGTTTATGTTTTAAACATCCTAATATGCAGTTTTCTGTTTTGGgttctttaaaattcaaaaattttcaCTTGTGCTGTACTTCTTATATGTTGCTTTTGGCAACAAGCAGATGGCATTATGGTGTCGTATTTTTGGAAATACAGGGGTTTTGATGGAGATTATTctaaagaaagatgaaaataaatcagGTATTCATGGTAGCGTTTTAACTGAGCCATTATGAATGGCAAGAGTGAGAATTGAGATGCATGGGTTTCAAAAATACctcttgtgaattttttttaacaacattaaCTTTTAAGTAAGGCCACTGGAGTGTGTTTTGTATGTGACCTCTGaatgtgtaattttaaaaggTACTTAATTTTGTTTCACGTTAACTTTTTATAGGATAATACACCAAAATAGAATTGattttgtataaaatatctaCCAGTAGGGAAGATTTAAAACAGATATGCTaataaatctgtttctgttgAGTTTGAAGGTGAAACAAGAGTTattagatgcaaaaaaaaagttagtcttaCTATTGTAACCCTATTAAGTTGATATTGAGAAATATTTAGTTTGTGTTTCCCTGTCCCTACCTTTTCCTTCAACCTCATCATTTCCCCCAAAACCCCTTCTGTCTGTCATAGAGATAAACAAGCTGGCTGACCTACAGTTGCCTGATAGTCAAACAGGTTTGACTGACCCTTGTGTCTTTATGAAttttatggagaaaaagaaagaaagaaagaccaaAAGCGTGCTGCACATTCTTTTTGGGAATCACTGCCATGAATGTTAATAGCATTTCTGTAGCTTCCCACAACAGCCTCTTGTGATAGTGAGCTGCACTACAGTTCGTTTGAAAAAGTGTGATTCTGCTGTGTTTACCACACTTGTGaacttttaaattccttttttttttttattttgtcgcctgcttcttttttttattattatctttaataaGGGTGACTGAGGTTGCAGAGAGATTAATGTGTGCTGAGTCTGCATAGCAATTTCCAGTAGGGTTGCCATGATAATAAACACAGATTTTGTGGAAATTGATTGTCGTTTTGAGAAACCGGCCATCACCCTTACAGAACTGAACAATCACGGATTCCCTTTGGAGTCCTCTGTTCACACTTAAGAAACTTTCCATTGGCTGAACCGCTTTTGTTGTACAAAGTCATCACAAAATGTTCTGAAGTCGTAATTCAGCACTTAGGAAATAACCTCCTCTGTGCGAGGCCCTCCTGAAccgtgaatttttttttttttcctaaaactttGGTTCCATGGTTATTTCTTGGTTCCAAAATGATCCTGAATAAAAAGTTCCAGCAGGGAGGGTATCCTATTTTCCTTGTTGAATTCCTTCTGGGGCACTCCATGATCTTGGCTCCGGCCAGACTCCTTTCGCCGATGAATGGCAAGTCGATATTGTGGCAACCCTATGCTCATAATAACCACTAAATTGGAGTTTGTCTGATCTCGGAAGAAGCCAGGCTCAACCCAGGAGGCCACTCCTgcctgactttttttcttttttttcccatttctcaaTAGGATACCTGCACACTATGTCTATCCGCAGGCTTTTGTGCAGCCTGGAGTGGTCATCCCCCACGTCCAGCCCACCGCCGCGGCCGCCTCCACCGCACCTTACATCGACTACACGGGAGCCGCGTACGCACAGTACTCGgcggccgccgctgccgccgccgccgccgccgcctacGATCAGTACCCGTACGCAGCCTCCCCGGCCGCCGCGGGCTACGTCACGGCCGGGGGCTACGGCTACGCGGTGCAGCAGCCAATCACCGCCGCCGCACCTGGGACCGcggccgctgccgccgccgccgctgcggcCGCCGCCGCCTTCGGCCAGTACCAGCCTCAGCAGCTGCAAACAGACCGGATGCAATAGGCCCGCAGCCCCTGATCAAAGTCGAGTTGCTTTCTCTTTCCAAATTGTCCCAGTTTTCAGTAGCTAATGAGAGTTAACATTGACttaacagctttaaaaaaaaaaaaaaa
This genomic window from Bos mutus isolate GX-2022 chromosome 23, NWIPB_WYAK_1.1, whole genome shotgun sequence contains:
- the RBM24 gene encoding RNA-binding protein 24, translating into MHTTQKDTTYTKIFVGGLPYHTTDASLRKYFEVFGEIEEAVVITDRQTGKSRGYGFVTMADRAAAERACKDPNPIIDGRKANVNLAYLGAKPRIMQPGFAFGVQQLHPALIQRPFGIPAHYVYPQAFVQPGVVIPHVQPTAAAASTAPYIDYTGAAYAQYSAAAAAAAAAAAYDQYPYAASPAAAGYVTAGGYGYAVQQPITAAAPGTAAAAAAAAAAAAAFGQYQPQQLQTDRMQ